In one Gossypium hirsutum isolate 1008001.06 chromosome D09, Gossypium_hirsutum_v2.1, whole genome shotgun sequence genomic region, the following are encoded:
- the LOC107892173 gene encoding uncharacterized protein At3g27210 — protein MGSCVSVHKSSQEPASAMKVGLSFGSKTDNNLIIPPSPVKEKPVANGDFAFISQSPYTFKDFGSKEETFFDSRAYLDSDCEDDFFSVNGDFTPSRGNTPVHHSFSVGTTPRVSKVTVEGSPMSVLETSPMGKKKKLLELFRESVREDRNLTSKSANVTPYHVSGATSLCSSERTANGDHDNPMFKEKPLKSLQCCLPSFVTCSSFNERKKKMSPAIAVNDRPQYPSIH, from the exons ATGGGTTCATGTGTTTCAGTGCATAAGAGCTCTCAAGAGCCAGCCTCAGCCATGAAAGTTGGACTTTCTTTTGGGTCTAAAACTGATAATAACCTCATCATTCCACCATCACCTGTTAAGGAGAAACCAGTTGCCAATGGTGACTTTGCTTTCATATCTCAATCGCCCTATACTTTCAAagattttg GTAGTAAAGAAGAAACCTTTTTCGATTCCCGAGCATATCTCGATTCTGATTGTGAGGATGATTTCTTCAGTGTCAATGGTG ATTTTACTCCGTCTCGTGGTAATACCCCTGTTCATCATAGCTTCTCCGTCGGGACAACACCTCGAGTTAGCAAGGTCACCGTGGAAGGATCACCTATGTCTGTTCTGGAAACATCCCCGatgggaaaaaagaagaagctccTCGAACTGTTCCGAGAGAGCGTTAGAGAAGACCGAAACCTTACTTCAAAATCTGCAAATGTTACCCCTTATCATGTCTCTGGAGCTACCTCACTTTGCAGTAGTGAAAGGACTGCTAATGGAGATCATGATAACCCTATGTTCAAGGAGAAGCCATTAAAGTCTTTGCAATGTTGCCTTCCAAGCTTTGTTACATGCAGTAGCTTCAAtgagaggaagaagaagatgagcCCTGCAATA